One genomic segment of uncultured Tolumonas sp. includes these proteins:
- the tuf gene encoding elongation factor Tu, with amino-acid sequence MSKEKFERTKPHVNVGTIGHVDHGKTTLTAAITNVLAKKFGGQARAFDQIDNAPEEKARGITINTSHVEYDTESRHYAHVDCPGHADYVKNMITGAAQMDGAILVVAATDGPMPQTREHILLGRQVGVPYIIVFLNKCDMVDDEELLDLVEMEVRELLSEYNFPGDDTPVIRGSALKALEGEAKWEEKILELAAALDSYIPQPERAIDKPFLLPIEDVFSIAGRGTVVTGRVERGIIKVGEEVSIVGLKETTKTTCTGVEMFRKLLDEGRAGENVGVLLRGTKRDDVERGQVLAKPGTITPHTKFESEVYVLSKEEGGRHTPFFKGYRPQFYFRTTDVTGTIELPEGVEMVMPGDNIKMVVTLIHPIAMDDGLRFAIREGGRTVGAGVVAKVIE; translated from the coding sequence ATGTCTAAAGAAAAATTTGAACGTACAAAACCCCACGTTAACGTTGGTACCATCGGCCACGTTGACCACGGTAAAACTACTCTGACTGCTGCCATCACTAACGTGCTGGCTAAAAAATTCGGTGGTCAAGCGCGTGCATTCGATCAGATCGACAATGCACCAGAAGAAAAAGCACGTGGTATCACCATCAACACATCACACGTTGAATACGATACTGAATCACGTCACTACGCACACGTAGACTGCCCAGGCCATGCTGACTATGTTAAAAACATGATCACTGGTGCTGCACAGATGGACGGCGCGATCCTGGTAGTAGCGGCGACTGACGGCCCAATGCCACAGACTCGTGAACACATCCTGCTGGGTCGCCAGGTAGGCGTTCCTTACATCATCGTTTTCCTGAACAAATGTGACATGGTAGACGACGAAGAGTTGCTGGATCTGGTTGAGATGGAAGTTCGTGAACTGCTGTCAGAATACAACTTCCCAGGCGATGACACTCCAGTTATCCGTGGTTCAGCACTGAAAGCGCTGGAAGGCGAAGCTAAATGGGAAGAGAAGATCCTGGAACTGGCTGCGGCCCTGGATTCTTACATTCCACAACCAGAACGTGCGATCGACAAGCCATTCCTGCTGCCAATCGAAGACGTATTCTCAATCGCTGGCCGTGGTACAGTAGTAACTGGTCGTGTTGAACGCGGTATCATCAAAGTTGGTGAAGAAGTGTCAATCGTTGGTTTGAAAGAAACCACTAAGACCACTTGTACTGGCGTTGAAATGTTCCGTAAACTGCTGGACGAAGGTCGTGCAGGCGAGAACGTAGGTGTGTTGCTGCGTGGTACAAAACGTGATGACGTAGAACGTGGTCAAGTACTGGCTAAACCAGGCACTATCACTCCACATACCAAGTTCGAATCAGAAGTATACGTACTGTCAAAAGAAGAAGGTGGTCGTCACACGCCATTCTTCAAAGGCTACCGTCCACAGTTCTACTTCCGTACAACTGACGTGACCGGTACCATCGAACTGCCAGAAGGCGTAGAAATGGTAATGCCAGGCGACAACATCAAAATGGTAGTCACCCTGATCCACCCAATCGCGATGGATGATGGTCTGCGTTTTGCAATCCGTGAAGGCGGTCGTACCGTAGGCGCGGGCGTTGTTGCTAAAGTAATCGAATAA
- the murB gene encoding UDP-N-acetylmuramate dehydrogenase: MQLMSPFPLKSFNTFGLDAQAKMGFVLNNEAELDALRGSAWWSDSQPRLLIGEGSNILFTTDFDGLVIVNRLKGISVQETADAWLLHVAAGENWPALIQWMLQHQMPGMENLALIPGTVGAAPVQNIGAYGVEFCQFCEYVDTWHFADGHRQRYSAAACQFGYRDSLFKHELHDEVIIIAVGLRIPKQWQPVVEYGPLKALGANATAEQIFMTVCELRQSKLPDPSLLGNAGSFFKNPVVSATQAAVLKQQHPAIPCFAAGEGLNKLAAGWLIDQAGLKGFSLGNAGVHRDQALVLVNLGNASAAEILQLAKHVASTVKQQFTVQLEPEVRFIGKSGEINSLQAIQ, translated from the coding sequence ATGCAGCTCATGTCTCCGTTCCCTCTAAAATCATTCAATACGTTTGGCCTCGATGCCCAGGCGAAAATGGGCTTTGTGCTGAATAATGAAGCGGAACTTGATGCGCTGCGTGGATCTGCATGGTGGTCAGATAGTCAACCGCGGTTATTGATTGGTGAAGGTAGCAATATTCTGTTCACCACCGATTTTGATGGGCTGGTGATTGTTAACCGCCTGAAAGGGATCTCGGTGCAGGAAACTGCGGATGCTTGGTTGCTCCATGTTGCAGCCGGTGAAAATTGGCCTGCCCTGATCCAGTGGATGTTGCAACATCAGATGCCGGGAATGGAAAATCTGGCGTTGATCCCTGGTACAGTAGGTGCCGCACCGGTGCAAAATATTGGTGCTTACGGTGTCGAGTTCTGTCAGTTCTGTGAATATGTCGATACGTGGCATTTTGCGGATGGTCATCGTCAGCGTTACAGCGCTGCGGCGTGTCAGTTCGGTTATCGTGACAGCCTGTTTAAGCATGAATTGCATGATGAGGTGATCATTATCGCCGTTGGTTTACGCATTCCAAAACAATGGCAACCGGTAGTGGAGTACGGCCCACTGAAAGCATTGGGTGCCAATGCGACCGCTGAACAAATCTTCATGACGGTTTGTGAATTACGCCAGAGTAAATTGCCTGATCCGAGTCTATTAGGCAATGCAGGCAGTTTCTTTAAAAATCCGGTTGTCAGCGCAACACAAGCGGCTGTGCTTAAACAACAACATCCCGCTATACCGTGTTTTGCCGCTGGTGAAGGCTTGAATAAATTGGCCGCTGGTTGGTTGATTGATCAAGCAGGCCTGAAAGGCTTTAGTCTGGGCAATGCAGGTGTTCATCGTGATCAGGCATTAGTTTTGGTCAACCTGGGTAATGCCAGCGCAGCTGAAATTCTGCAACTGGCGAAACACGTTGCCAGCACAGTTAAACAGCAATTTACCGTACAATTAGAACCGGAAGTCCGTTTTATTGGTAAGTCCGGGGAAATAAATAGCCTGCAGGCAATCCAATGA
- the coaA gene encoding type I pantothenate kinase encodes MTADPQHLSPYLHFFREQWAHLRDSVPLSLTEQDLIDLRGIHDELSLDEVRDIYLPLSRLLNLYVKARQHRSKVIEQFLSTPNQRVPYVISIAGSVAVGKSTTARILQALLEHWPEHPKVELITTDGFLYPNRVLEERGLMKKKGFPQSYDMRRLVNFVADIKAGKQRVEAPIYSHHIYDIIPDQMKVVEQPDILIIEGLNVLQSGMDYPHDPHHVFVSDFVDFSIYVDADKQLLKEWYIQRFLRFRKSAFSDPSSYFHHYSHFDEDEAAATASRIWDEINYPNLIANILPTRERANLILTKSSQHAIEQVRLRK; translated from the coding sequence ATGACAGCTGATCCGCAACATCTCTCGCCTTATTTACATTTTTTCAGGGAACAGTGGGCTCATCTGCGTGATTCCGTCCCCCTTTCATTGACGGAACAAGATCTGATTGATTTACGAGGCATTCATGATGAATTGTCTCTAGATGAGGTTCGGGATATTTATCTGCCTCTGTCACGTTTATTGAATCTGTATGTCAAAGCACGTCAACACCGTAGTAAAGTTATTGAACAATTTCTGAGCACACCGAATCAGCGCGTTCCATATGTGATTAGCATTGCTGGTAGTGTGGCTGTGGGGAAAAGTACTACGGCCCGCATACTACAAGCATTATTAGAACACTGGCCGGAACACCCGAAAGTCGAACTGATCACCACTGACGGTTTTCTTTATCCCAACCGGGTATTGGAAGAACGTGGGCTGATGAAGAAAAAAGGCTTTCCGCAATCTTATGATATGCGCCGACTGGTTAATTTTGTCGCCGATATAAAAGCCGGTAAACAGCGGGTTGAAGCCCCGATTTACTCTCATCACATCTATGACATTATTCCTGACCAGATGAAAGTCGTGGAACAACCGGATATTTTGATCATTGAAGGTTTGAACGTTTTACAAAGCGGGATGGACTATCCACATGACCCACATCATGTGTTTGTCTCTGATTTCGTTGATTTTTCTATCTATGTAGATGCAGATAAACAGCTATTAAAAGAGTGGTATATTCAACGTTTCCTTCGCTTCCGTAAAAGCGCATTTTCTGATCCATCGAGTTACTTTCATCATTATTCACATTTTGATGAAGATGAAGCCGCTGCCACAGCCAGCCGGATCTGGGACGAAATCAATTATCCGAATTTAATTGCTAATATTTTGCCAACCCGCGAACGGGCGAACCTGATCCTGACTAAAAGCAGTCAGCATGCAATAGAACAAGTTCGGTTGCGGAAATAA
- the birA gene encoding bifunctional biotin--[acetyl-CoA-carboxylase] ligase/biotin operon repressor BirA, with translation MKQLNSRQQALLAVLADGAFHSGEQIGAELGISRAAISQQIKSLRLLGLEIFSITGKGYRLNTPLDLLNTETLQHLAAGTPIHTCAVIDSTNQYMMAQLERWQKGECLLAESQTAGRGRRGRQWHSPFGSQFIMSMYWRLDDGPSAAMGLSLAIGVAVVQALESAGYRNLSLKWPNDIYMARRKLAGILVEMSAAVGGICHLVIGVGVNLNLPDAVIAQLDQPCAHLAEQPVVVERNQLSATIIRALRNALTLFEQQGLTAFLTEWNRLDIFMQQPVKVLLGNQIIHGIYCGIDGQGNMLLQDQDGMHKFVGGEISLRADI, from the coding sequence ATGAAACAGCTGAATTCGCGTCAACAAGCCTTGCTGGCGGTATTAGCCGATGGCGCTTTTCATTCCGGTGAACAGATCGGTGCCGAATTAGGTATCAGTCGTGCTGCCATTAGTCAGCAGATCAAAAGCTTGCGTTTGTTAGGGTTGGAAATATTTAGCATTACTGGCAAAGGTTATCGCTTAAATACACCCCTTGATCTGTTAAATACCGAAACACTTCAGCACTTAGCCGCTGGCACGCCTATACACACGTGTGCCGTAATTGATTCCACCAATCAATACATGATGGCACAACTTGAGCGCTGGCAAAAAGGCGAGTGTTTGTTGGCCGAAAGCCAGACCGCGGGTCGTGGGCGGCGCGGACGACAATGGCATTCACCATTTGGTAGTCAGTTCATTATGAGTATGTATTGGCGTCTCGACGATGGCCCTAGTGCGGCTATGGGGTTAAGTTTGGCTATTGGTGTTGCAGTTGTGCAAGCGCTGGAAAGTGCCGGTTACCGGAATTTGAGCCTGAAATGGCCGAATGACATCTACATGGCCCGCCGAAAACTTGCAGGCATATTGGTTGAAATGTCAGCTGCAGTCGGTGGGATCTGCCATCTGGTGATTGGTGTTGGCGTGAACCTTAATTTGCCGGATGCAGTCATTGCACAACTGGATCAACCCTGTGCGCATTTGGCGGAGCAACCGGTCGTGGTTGAGCGCAATCAGCTGAGTGCCACGATCATTCGGGCTTTAAGAAATGCTTTAACACTATTTGAGCAACAGGGGTTAACTGCATTTTTAACAGAATGGAATCGGCTGGATATTTTTATGCAACAGCCGGTGAAAGTATTGTTGGGTAATCAGATCATCCACGGCATCTATTGCGGCATAGACGGGCAGGGGAATATGCTGCTGCAAGATCAGGATGGTATGCATAAATTTGTCGGCGGCGAGATCTCGTTACGCGCCGACATTTGA
- the secE gene encoding preprotein translocase subunit SecE, which produces MSVNVESQNRNKGKNIALWGLVFILLAATVVGNSVFAEKSLFIRVVAVVIAFAAAAVTALQTLQGKALLTFSRESIKEVRKVVWPTRQETIQTTLIIFAFTVVMGLFLFLIDGALIWLVELITGMKG; this is translated from the coding sequence ATGAGTGTGAATGTTGAAAGCCAGAACCGCAACAAAGGAAAAAACATCGCATTGTGGGGGCTGGTCTTCATTCTTCTGGCGGCTACGGTGGTTGGTAATTCAGTTTTTGCTGAAAAATCATTATTTATTCGTGTTGTCGCAGTTGTTATTGCTTTTGCAGCTGCTGCCGTCACGGCATTGCAGACTCTTCAGGGTAAAGCTCTACTGACTTTTAGCCGGGAATCCATCAAGGAAGTCCGCAAAGTGGTATGGCCTACTCGCCAGGAAACCATTCAAACAACCCTGATTATTTTTGCATTCACCGTTGTTATGGGCCTATTCTTATTTTTAATAGATGGTGCTCTGATCTGGCTAGTTGAGTTGATCACCGGAATGAAGGGTTAA